The following are encoded together in the Montipora capricornis isolate CH-2021 chromosome 5, ASM3666992v2, whole genome shotgun sequence genome:
- the LOC138049712 gene encoding protein N-lysine methyltransferase METTL21A-like, producing the protein MWLRQEYKPEKERFEKPFELQFDRGLICQRSDGTSQEFSNKTVLKLEQSYAALGTTVWDGSIALAKMFENQEIFPSHCLHSCRVLELGAGCGLVGIYLCLLGAKMTILTDQQCCIKTLERNVRSNVPMFQRSKIKVMEYSWGTNTDELTRDGLFDLVLAAEVLYSPTDSLQLAQSIPSLTNKKSRVFVSLGRNRGGEDTFVKTLANKGYPCEEVPRGHLHPKYQDDIIKILEFKANID; encoded by the exons ATGTGGCTAAGACAGGAATATAAACCCGAGAAGGAGCGTTTTGAGAAACCTTTTGAACTACAGTTCGACAGAGGTCTAATTTGTCAACGGTCTGATGGCACAAGCCAGGAGTTTTCCAACAAAACTGTGCTGAAACTTGAACAAAGTTATGCCGCATTGGGGACAACAGTCTGGGATGGCAGCATTGCACTGGCCAAAATGTTCGAAAATCAAGAGATTTTTCCTTCCCATTGCTTGCACAGCTGTCGAGTGTTAGAACTCGGTGCTGGTTGTGGCTTAGTTGGAATTTATCTTTGTTTGCTTGGTGCGAAAATGACTATTCTCACAGATCAACAATGTTGTATAAAAACTCTTGAGAGGAACGTCCGTTCGAATGTCCCTATGTTTCAGCGCAGTAAAATTAAAGTTATGGAATATTCTTGGGGAACGAACACAGATGAATTGACAAGAGATGGATTGTTTGATTTGGTTTTAGCAGCTGAAGTACTTTATTCACCAACGGACTCATTGCAGCTAGCCCAGAGTATTCCTAGCTTAACTAATAAGAAATCACGAGTTTTTGTCTCTCTGGGAAGGAATCGAGGAGGAGAAGATACATTTGTGAAGACACTGGCTAATAAAGGATACCCGTGTGAAGAG GTTCCAAGAGGTCATCTTCATCCAAAGTATCAAGACGACATCATCAAGATCTTGGAATTTAAAGCCAACATTGATTAA